Proteins co-encoded in one Pogona vitticeps strain Pit_001003342236 chromosome 9, PviZW2.1, whole genome shotgun sequence genomic window:
- the LYPLA2 gene encoding acyl-protein thioesterase 2 isoform X2, which produces MKMVMPSWFDLMGLSPDAPEDETGIKKAADSIKAVIEHEIKNGIPSNRIILGGFSQGGALSLYTALTCPHQLAGVVALSCWLPLHKAFPQAANNSMNKDTPILQCHGEMDPMIPVRFGALTSEKLKAIVAPSRIQFRTYPGLMHSSCPQEMMAVKEFIEKMLPRI; this is translated from the exons ATGAAGATGGTCATGCCGTCCTG GTTTGATCTGATGGGCTTAAGTCCTGACGCCCCGGAGGATGAAACTGGAATAAAAAAAGCAGCCGACAGCA ttaAAGCAGTAATTGAACATGAGATAAAGAACGGGATCCCATCCAACCGCATTATCTTGGGAGGCTTTTCACAG GGCGGCGCGCTCTCCCTCTACACGGCACTCACTTGCCCGCATCAACTGGCCGGCGTGGTGGCCCTGAGCTGCTGGCTCCCTCTGCACAAGGCCTTCCCTCAG GCCGCGAACAACAGCATGAACAAAGACACCCCCATTCTGCAGTGCCATGGGGAGATGGACCCTATGATCCCAGTCCGCTTCGGAGCCCTGACCTCTGAGAAGCTGAAGGCTATCGTGGCCCCAAGTCGGATCCAGTTTAGAACCTATCCGGGGTTGATGCACAGCTCCTGCCCTCAG GAGATGATGGCTGTGAAGGAATTCATCGAGAAGATGCTGCCCAGGATTTAA
- the LYPLA2 gene encoding acyl-protein thioesterase 2 isoform X1, whose protein sequence is MCGNNMSVPLLADAVTVSGAERETAAVIFLHGLGDTGHSWAEALSSIRLPYVKYICPHAPRIPVTLNMKMVMPSWFDLMGLSPDAPEDETGIKKAADSIKAVIEHEIKNGIPSNRIILGGFSQGGALSLYTALTCPHQLAGVVALSCWLPLHKAFPQAANNSMNKDTPILQCHGEMDPMIPVRFGALTSEKLKAIVAPSRIQFRTYPGLMHSSCPQEMMAVKEFIEKMLPRI, encoded by the exons ATGTGCGGTAACAACATGTCTGTGCCCCTCCTCGCTGATGCCGTGACCGTTTCAGGCGCAGAGCGGGAGACTGCAGCG GTCATTTTTTTACATGGGCTTGGAGACACAGG GCACAGTTGGGCTGAGGCCCTCTCCTCCATCCGTCTCCCTTATGTGAAATACATCTGCCCTCATGC gCCCAGGATCCCCGTCACCCTCAACATGAAGATGGTCATGCCGTCCTG GTTTGATCTGATGGGCTTAAGTCCTGACGCCCCGGAGGATGAAACTGGAATAAAAAAAGCAGCCGACAGCA ttaAAGCAGTAATTGAACATGAGATAAAGAACGGGATCCCATCCAACCGCATTATCTTGGGAGGCTTTTCACAG GGCGGCGCGCTCTCCCTCTACACGGCACTCACTTGCCCGCATCAACTGGCCGGCGTGGTGGCCCTGAGCTGCTGGCTCCCTCTGCACAAGGCCTTCCCTCAG GCCGCGAACAACAGCATGAACAAAGACACCCCCATTCTGCAGTGCCATGGGGAGATGGACCCTATGATCCCAGTCCGCTTCGGAGCCCTGACCTCTGAGAAGCTGAAGGCTATCGTGGCCCCAAGTCGGATCCAGTTTAGAACCTATCCGGGGTTGATGCACAGCTCCTGCCCTCAG GAGATGATGGCTGTGAAGGAATTCATCGAGAAGATGCTGCCCAGGATTTAA